The Chloroflexota bacterium DNA segment TGGGCGCCGACGCCTTTGGCGTGGATTATGCGCCTGTGGCAGTGGCGATGAGCCAAAAGGCGGTTGCCAACGAGAACCAGGCGCCGGGCAAGACCGGAGTCGCCCGGTCGGACGCGAAGCGCCTGCCGTTTCCCGACGGTTACTTTGATCGCGTCTTGATGTTTGACGTGGTGGAGCATTTGTATCCCTGGGAGCTGCGCCAGGCCATGCTGGAAGCCCGGCGGGTGATGAAGCCAGGAGGTATGTTCATTGTTCACACTGCGCCCAACGTCTGGTACGACCGTTACGCTTACCCGTTCGTGCGGTTGTTTCGTATACTGAAAGGTGAAGGGGCAAAATATCCGGCCAACCCGCGCGCCCTCAACGTGGCCGTAAACGTGGATGTTCACGTCAACGAGCAGAGCGGCCTCTCGCTGTGGCGGGCCTTGCGCGCTGTTGGGTTTGGGATTAAAAAGGTGTGGCTCGACAGCCCGCCGCAAAACCGGAACGAGAGCAAGGTGCTCGCCGCCGCCCGCGCTGTGCTGTTCCGGTGGCCGCCGTTCCGCTGGTTCTTTGAACGCGAAGTGTTTGCGGTGGCGGAGAAGAAATAGAGAGCAGACCTGCCAGGTTTTTGAAACCTGGCAGGTCTGATAAAAAATGAAAGACCGGCGCTCCGTAGACGACCTTTCAATTGAAGAGCTGGAGCAAGTGCTGGCGATTAAAAAGCACGAGGCTCGTGAGGCGCGTTTGCGAAAATTGCGCGCCCGGGGCCGGGCGGGCCGGGCGCAAGTGTTGGAGACCGTGACGGCCCCGGCGCCGGCCATCGCCCCAAGCGGGCCTAAGCCTCTTCTCACCCGTATCTTCAACTCAGTTCTGCTCGTCGTTGAAATCGGCGCGGTGGTTGGCCTGCTATATTTGCTGATCAACTCGGCCACGTTGTGGCAAACGCTCAACACCGAAGTGGCGCAGGCGCTCGCGCCCACCGCTTTGCCCTCGCCTCAACCCACGGCTCTGATCACTGCTGTCGTCCTGCCGTCCGGCCACACCCCGCCCACCTCGCCCGGCGGCGCCCAGTTCAACTTGGACGAAATTCCGGTGAACCTGCGACCAGCGGTGCAGGCCCTGCCGGCCATCGCCATTCCAACACCCGGCCCCAAACAAGCTGTTCGTGTTGGAATCTCAGGCATCAATGTGGACGCACTGGTGGTACAGGGCGACTCGTTCGACCAGCTCAAGAAAGGCGTGGGGCAACACCTCGGCACAGCCGACCCGGGCCAGCCGGGCAACATGGTCTTCTCGGCCCACAACGACATCTTCGGCCAAATCTTCCGCGACCTGGAGTTGTTGAATCCGGGCGACGAAGTGACAGTTTACACTCAGGCCGAGAAATTCGTTTACGTCATCACCAGCAAAGAAATCGTCGAGCCAACCAAAGTGTCGGTGATGGATCCGACTGTCGGCCCGACCCTCACCCTCATCTCGTGCTATCCCTATCTTGTGGACACTCAGCGGATTGTGGTGTTTGCCGAACTGAAGAAGTGACAAGATGAAGGGGTGATTGGGTGACAAGGTGATTTCCTTCCTTTCCCGTCTCTGTACGAACCCGGCAACTCGCGGTATTATCTTTGCGGTACAAACTAACCGCTGTTGGCTGAAAACTGACAGCTTTCCAAGGAGAAACACATGAGCAAGAAATCCAAGAAGGCGCGACGACCGAACGTGCCGATGTACACCGGCCCGGTGGCCCCGGCCCAGCCTGCCGCTGCGGGCGGCGGTGAAGCGGCCTCAGCCCCGCGCTCCGGGCTTGCGCCCCGCGAAACCATCACCGCCGACTACACCCACGTCGTCTCCGACCTCAAACGCATCGGCCTGCTGGCCGGCGGCTTGATTGCCATTCTGGTGGTGCTGTCGTTCTTTATCAAGTAACGCGCAACTACATCAGGAGAAAATGAGCGCTCCGCATCTTGTTCGCCGAAATGGCGAGCGAGATCGCGGAGCGTTGTGGTTTAGATTCCGTTTCCCACTTCATCCAGCCCGAAACCCGCCGGAATGACGGGAAAGCAACTCTATCTCCTCTTCAGGCTCTTCACCATAAACGGCATTGCCATCAAACCGAACACGACAAAAGCGCCGGGGCAGGCGCCGCCGCTCTTTGGCGATGGTGTGGGCGGGATTTCGGTGACGGCTGGAGTCGGCGTGATGATGGAGACCGGTTGCCCCGTCGCCTGCGACTCAGGGGTCGCCGTCTCTGGAATGGAAACCGGCGGCGCTTCCTCGGCGGTCACTTCGTAGGCCACGCCTTCGCTCACCACAATCACTCGCTCGCCCAACGCAAAGGCCGCCCCTAGTTCGGGCCGGGCGGCGACGAGAGCAAAGTAGTCGTCGCCGGCGAACTGCACCGGCGTGGTCGTCATCGCCGACGGATCGAACTGCGTATCCGTCCACGCGCCGTCCACGTTGATGAACGTTCGCGTGCCGACGATCTTCACCGCCTGCGCGTATTCTTCGGCTGGCGCGGCGGCGGCCTCGGCGGCTTCCAGCGCGGCCTGATCTTGCGAGGCCCTCACTGCGCCGCCGCCGGAAGCCGGCGCTGGCGGCGCGAGTTGTAGCGCCTCAAACGCATCCGTCACTACGCGCTCACGGCCTTCCGTCGAGAGAATGTCGTCTTCGGTGATCAAATATGAAGTATACGGCGTGACGATGCCGTAGCGCACGCTGAGGTTGACGATGGTCTTCACCCACTCCTCGTTCTCGCCCTTCAACCGAATCTGGTTGAGCAGGTAGCCGATCTTGCGCGTGGCCCACAGGCGCGGAATGAAATCGTCGCCGCCAGAGTCGCGGAAGCGCAGTCGCCCGTATTCAAACGCTCGCGTTTCGCCGTTCACGTTGCCTTTCAAGGTGATGGTTGTGTCGCCGCCGTCGCGATAGCGGCCCACCAGCACCAACTGGCTCCCGGCGAACAAGTCGGGCAGAGGATCAGGATACATGTCCGAAACGAGAACGTTGCCAAAGTCTATCTTGAGATCGGCCAGCACCGGCGCTTGCACTTTGGCATAGAAGGCCGACACGGCTTCGTCAAGGCGCTCATCGGGGCGCACGTAGGCGCTCGCGCCGTGATTGTCGTCGGCTAAACTGTCGAGCAGGATCGTGTCCACGTCGTCGCCGACGCCAAAGGTGAACAGCCGGACGTTGCCCGGGGCGGCGTTATTCACGTCGCGGAGAATCTGATCCGAGTCGGTTACACCCTCGGTCGGCAGGCCGTCGGTCAGGAAGATCAGGATCGTCGGGCGCTCGCGGTCGGCCACGTCCATCGCCTCGAGCAAGGCGCGCTCAATGTTGGTGCCGCCCTCGGCGCGGAGGCCGCCCACCCAGTCGGCGGCGGCCCCGGCGCGGGAGGCGGGTTGCAGGCCGTTGGCAAATTGCTGTGAGCCGGTGCTGAAGGCGATGATGTTGAATCGGTCGTCGTCGTTGAGATGCTCCAGCACATAAGTCAGCGCCGATTTGGCCTGCTCGATCTTGCTTCCGTCCATACTGCCCGATTGATCGAGGACGAGAATCACGTCTTTGGCGATCACCTCGGTGTCAACGTCAACACCGGGGGCGGCCAGGAGGACGAAGAAGCCGTCTTCGATTAGACCTTGCCCTGAGCCTGCCGAAGGGTCGCGGTAAGTGAGCAGGTTGAGGCCGATGTTTTCGGGCGAGACGCTGTAGAACAACTCGAAGTCCTGATCGGGCGTCACGTCGTTTTCTTCGTAGCTGGCGGTGAAGTTGAACTTGTCGGGGCGGTCGAGGCCGATCTTGTGGGTGGGCGAGTACACAGCCCGAATCGCGTCCGCCGATTTGACGGTGACGCTGATGCTGACCGAGTCGAGCGGCCTGGCCGAGAACTTTTCGGTGTTGAGCGGGTAGAGGTAGCGGATGAGGCCATTATCAGCCGCGAGCACTTCCGAGTATTCGAGTTGGATGCGGCGTTCGCCGTCGGGCGGAATGGGGAAGACGCTGGCCTGCACCGCGCCCTGGCCGAGGTATTCGAGCAGGGCCGGGTCGCGCCGCTTGGCGACGATGTCGGTGTAGATGCGTTTGGCTTCGTCGGCGTCCAAAATTTTGGCTTCGATCTTTTCGCCGTCAACCCACATGGCAAAGTTGTTCACCAGCGCGTCTTTGGGAACCGGGAAGATGTACATGCCCTCAGCCTGCCAGTCGTTCGGGTTGTAAAACAGTTGGTCTACTTTGGTGACGGCGATTTGATTCTCAATTGTCACCGAGACGCGGTGATACTTAATTTCGAGTTGATCGCCAATTGGAAACGGCGGGCAGGGCAGCGGCGAGCCTAGCTGGTCGCACGGCGGCGGGCACGGTTGCTCCGGCAGACACGGCGGCGGATCAATGATGATGATGCCGTCGGCGAGGGCGGTGAGGGGTGTGAGGAGAAGAGAGAGGAGCGTGAAGACGACAAACGTCAAACGTGAAACGTGATGGGACATGGCGGGCCTCCTGTGTGGCGCAAGATGACATCTTGAGCTACGGTGTCTGAAGGAAAGACGTTAGGAGGACGGCAGATGTTCCGATTTGAAAGGCGGCTAACACCCTGAGTGGAGCGACGATAAAGATTCGGAATCAAAGATTGACAAACTGCAAGTTGGCCTTATAGTCAAAACCAACAGCACGGAGTCCAACATGAAAAACACGTCAACCCGGAACTTCACCGTCTCAATGGTGCTGGCCGCCGCCTGCTGGGGGCTGGGCGGAGTGATGACCAAGCGCGTGCTGGCGGACGTGCCGCCGCTGACTCTGCTGGCCGCTCAACTCGTCGTCAGCGTCGTCTTTCTGTGGGCCGTCGTCGCCGCGCAAAAACTGCGCCTGCCTCAGCGCAGAGACATCTTGCGGCTCGGCCTCACCGGCTTGCTCAACCCCGGCCTGGCCTACACCTTCAGCCTCATCGGCCTGACGCTCACCACGGCCAGCATGTCGGCTCTGTTGTGGGGAACCGAGCCGATTTTGATTCTGATTCTGGCGGGACTGATTCTGCGCGAGCGACTCACGCCGACTCTCGTCGGGTTAGCCGCCATTGCCATGTTTGGCATGGTGATGATCCTCGGATTGGGCGGGAGCGGCGGCTCGTGGCTGGGCAACGCGCTCATCTTGGCCGGTGTCGCCTGTTGTGCTTATTACACCGTCATCACCCGGCGGCTGGCGGCGGACGCCGATCCACTACTGGTGATCGCCGTTCAGCAAACGTTCGCCCTCATCTGGGCGCTGGCGATCTGGCCGGTTGAGTTGTTGCGCGGTGAAACAGCAGTCATCAGCCTGAGCACCTGGTTGTGGGCCGCTATCTCAGGGCTGACCTACTATGCCTTTGCCTTCTGGTTTTACATCGTCGGCCTGAAGCAAGTCCCGGCCAGCACCGCCGGGCAGTTTCTCAACCTGATCCCGATCTTCGGCGTGGCCGGCGCAACAATCTTTTTGGGTGAGCGGCTTGGCCCGGCCCAGTGGCTCGGCGCGATTCTGATTCTGGCGGCGGTGATGGGGATTGTGAGGGGGCAACAACAACGCGAGAGTTTGCCTGAACCGTTTTCAACGGATGCTTAAACGGAGAAACGGATGTGTGAACGCACCTGAATTGCATTAGAATAGCGGCATGGCGAGTCCACGCGAAGCGCCAGCCAAGATTATCGATTCCCTGGCGTTGCCCGCTCCCCTCACACCTCTCCTCGGGCGCAAGCAAGAGACTACGACTCTGCGCCTACTACTACGTCATCCA contains these protein-coding regions:
- a CDS encoding class I SAM-dependent methyltransferase, producing MTNRPSLPPDLYTEDYFLHACEGFEEFSESQGERLSRRLAAAFAVAEITPGMKVLDVGCGRGEIVRHCARLGADAFGVDYAPVAVAMSQKAVANENQAPGKTGVARSDAKRLPFPDGYFDRVLMFDVVEHLYPWELRQAMLEARRVMKPGGMFIVHTAPNVWYDRYAYPFVRLFRILKGEGAKYPANPRALNVAVNVDVHVNEQSGLSLWRALRAVGFGIKKVWLDSPPQNRNESKVLAAARAVLFRWPPFRWFFEREVFAVAEKK
- a CDS encoding class D sortase gives rise to the protein MKDRRSVDDLSIEELEQVLAIKKHEAREARLRKLRARGRAGRAQVLETVTAPAPAIAPSGPKPLLTRIFNSVLLVVEIGAVVGLLYLLINSATLWQTLNTEVAQALAPTALPSPQPTALITAVVLPSGHTPPTSPGGAQFNLDEIPVNLRPAVQALPAIAIPTPGPKQAVRVGISGINVDALVVQGDSFDQLKKGVGQHLGTADPGQPGNMVFSAHNDIFGQIFRDLELLNPGDEVTVYTQAEKFVYVITSKEIVEPTKVSVMDPTVGPTLTLISCYPYLVDTQRIVVFAELKK
- a CDS encoding VWA domain-containing protein encodes the protein MSHHVSRLTFVVFTLLSLLLTPLTALADGIIIIDPPPCLPEQPCPPPCDQLGSPLPCPPFPIGDQLEIKYHRVSVTIENQIAVTKVDQLFYNPNDWQAEGMYIFPVPKDALVNNFAMWVDGEKIEAKILDADEAKRIYTDIVAKRRDPALLEYLGQGAVQASVFPIPPDGERRIQLEYSEVLAADNGLIRYLYPLNTEKFSARPLDSVSISVTVKSADAIRAVYSPTHKIGLDRPDKFNFTASYEENDVTPDQDFELFYSVSPENIGLNLLTYRDPSAGSGQGLIEDGFFVLLAAPGVDVDTEVIAKDVILVLDQSGSMDGSKIEQAKSALTYVLEHLNDDDRFNIIAFSTGSQQFANGLQPASRAGAAADWVGGLRAEGGTNIERALLEAMDVADRERPTILIFLTDGLPTEGVTDSDQILRDVNNAAPGNVRLFTFGVGDDVDTILLDSLADDNHGASAYVRPDERLDEAVSAFYAKVQAPVLADLKIDFGNVLVSDMYPDPLPDLFAGSQLVLVGRYRDGGDTTITLKGNVNGETRAFEYGRLRFRDSGGDDFIPRLWATRKIGYLLNQIRLKGENEEWVKTIVNLSVRYGIVTPYTSYLITEDDILSTEGRERVVTDAFEALQLAPPAPASGGGAVRASQDQAALEAAEAAAAPAEEYAQAVKIVGTRTFINVDGAWTDTQFDPSAMTTTPVQFAGDDYFALVAARPELGAAFALGERVIVVSEGVAYEVTAEEAPPVSIPETATPESQATGQPVSIITPTPAVTEIPPTPSPKSGGACPGAFVVFGLMAMPFMVKSLKRR
- a CDS encoding DMT family transporter, which gives rise to MKNTSTRNFTVSMVLAAACWGLGGVMTKRVLADVPPLTLLAAQLVVSVVFLWAVVAAQKLRLPQRRDILRLGLTGLLNPGLAYTFSLIGLTLTTASMSALLWGTEPILILILAGLILRERLTPTLVGLAAIAMFGMVMILGLGGSGGSWLGNALILAGVACCAYYTVITRRLAADADPLLVIAVQQTFALIWALAIWPVELLRGETAVISLSTWLWAAISGLTYYAFAFWFYIVGLKQVPASTAGQFLNLIPIFGVAGATIFLGERLGPAQWLGAILILAAVMGIVRGQQQRESLPEPFSTDA